One window of the Paenibacillus beijingensis genome contains the following:
- the thiO gene encoding glycine oxidase ThiO — protein MKEHVIVLGGGIIGLSCALEAVRDGRAVTVIESQAFGGQASGAAAGMLAPFSENTEQPDPFFRLCLDSLRLYPKWLEKVEGLSGMKAEWLRTGSINAVFHEADLLPLQTRLTWQSPFTERAELVEGRQLRELEPLLSREAIAGVYIPEESHINAPLLVAALEKACRNAGVTLIEHAGELTEFIVKDFHSVSSEITVGTSRAGSFQADRIVLCTGAWSGIFENWFNIPVTVHPIRGQICAYEVPAGFVRHMVFTSQAYWVGKNNGTLVCGASEDVAGFDSTVTEHGIQRLCRWTSRMMPFLAGENPVHSWAGLRPATRDGWPLLGRVNGHPNIIMAAGHYRNGILLSPITAYHVGRLLDGAVNEQLVAFAPERFASAFRRQA, from the coding sequence GTGAAGGAGCATGTAATCGTACTCGGCGGAGGCATCATCGGCCTTTCCTGTGCGCTGGAGGCGGTTCGGGACGGACGTGCGGTAACGGTCATCGAGTCTCAAGCATTTGGGGGGCAGGCATCCGGAGCGGCAGCGGGAATGCTCGCTCCCTTCTCTGAAAATACTGAGCAGCCCGATCCTTTCTTCCGATTGTGCCTTGACAGTTTAAGATTATATCCGAAATGGCTGGAAAAAGTTGAAGGCTTGTCCGGAATGAAAGCGGAGTGGCTTCGCACGGGAAGCATCAACGCCGTCTTCCATGAAGCCGATTTGCTGCCGCTGCAAACAAGATTGACGTGGCAATCGCCGTTCACGGAACGGGCGGAATTGGTTGAAGGCCGCCAGCTCCGGGAACTCGAGCCGTTGTTATCAAGAGAAGCCATTGCGGGCGTTTACATCCCCGAGGAAAGTCATATTAATGCTCCGCTGCTTGTTGCTGCATTGGAAAAGGCTTGCCGTAATGCCGGCGTCACGCTGATTGAACATGCCGGAGAGTTGACCGAGTTCATCGTCAAAGATTTTCATTCGGTGTCATCTGAAATTACGGTCGGCACTTCACGCGCCGGTTCGTTTCAAGCGGACCGGATTGTGCTGTGTACAGGCGCGTGGTCGGGTATATTCGAGAACTGGTTTAATATCCCTGTTACGGTCCATCCGATCCGGGGCCAAATTTGCGCTTACGAAGTACCGGCCGGATTTGTTCGCCATATGGTGTTCACAAGTCAAGCCTATTGGGTCGGAAAAAATAACGGTACTCTAGTATGCGGAGCATCGGAGGATGTAGCCGGCTTCGATTCAACGGTAACCGAACACGGTATTCAGCGGTTATGCCGATGGACATCGAGAATGATGCCGTTTTTGGCTGGGGAGAATCCTGTTCACAGCTGGGCAGGCTTACGGCCCGCAACCCGGGACGGCTGGCCGCTGCTCGGTCGTGTGAACGGACATCCGAATATCATTATGGCGGCGGGTCATTACCGCAACGGTATATTGCTTAGTCCGATAACAGCTTACCATGTCGGCAGATTATTGGACGGTGCAGTGAATGAGCAATTGGTTGCTTTTGCGCCGGAACGGTTCGCCTCCGCATTTAGGCGGCAAGCATGA
- a CDS encoding ThiF family adenylyltransferase, with amino-acid sequence MRGSNETGPHAAGSGSWRERYSRQIRFAPLGERGQRQLGEARVLIAGCGALGASLAQHMVRSGVGEVRLADRDYVEPSNLQRQTLFDEEDARLMLPKAVAAAQRLARINSGVKIVPHVADLNRHTLPAIAEGVDLVLDGTDNAPTRLLLSDYCFRNGIPFLYGGVTGASGMTASLLPGSTACLRCLIGDEEGGADAETCDTAGVISPAVEFVASQQAAEALKWLGSDAGLRRTWLSADLWNFRIRESQLPPGRHSCPFCGESSAARIDGPRQIKSDRSDVNQPKNEFDGASGAAENPSIGGEADSEFEPSTLLEAVTLCGRDTVQVKLGTSFHLPELHNVLERRGFAVTKNPYLLRAEFPDPDENGNAEKMVIFPDGRILVHGTSDAERARQLCNLLSL; translated from the coding sequence ATGCGAGGCAGTAACGAAACCGGGCCTCATGCAGCCGGCAGCGGGAGTTGGCGGGAGAGATATTCGAGGCAGATTCGCTTTGCCCCTCTAGGCGAGAGGGGACAACGGCAGCTGGGCGAGGCGCGCGTCCTCATTGCAGGCTGCGGCGCCCTTGGCGCCTCGCTGGCGCAGCATATGGTCCGTTCGGGAGTCGGCGAGGTTCGGCTGGCAGACAGGGATTATGTGGAACCGAGCAATTTGCAGCGGCAGACGTTGTTCGATGAAGAGGACGCACGTCTGATGCTGCCCAAAGCCGTTGCCGCTGCCCAAAGATTGGCGCGCATCAATTCCGGCGTAAAGATCGTCCCCCATGTGGCCGACTTGAACCGGCACACACTGCCGGCGATCGCCGAAGGTGTGGACCTGGTGCTGGACGGTACGGACAATGCTCCGACACGTCTGCTGCTCAGCGATTACTGCTTTCGGAATGGAATACCGTTTCTGTATGGCGGCGTCACGGGTGCAAGCGGCATGACGGCGTCGCTGCTGCCGGGAAGTACGGCTTGCTTGCGATGCCTGATCGGAGACGAAGAAGGAGGCGCCGACGCGGAAACTTGCGATACGGCCGGCGTCATTTCTCCAGCGGTGGAGTTCGTCGCTTCCCAGCAGGCTGCCGAAGCGTTAAAGTGGCTCGGCAGCGACGCCGGTCTGCGGCGGACGTGGCTTAGCGCAGATTTGTGGAATTTTCGCATCCGCGAATCGCAGCTCCCGCCCGGGCGGCACAGCTGTCCGTTCTGCGGCGAGTCATCTGCAGCCCGCATCGATGGGCCTCGGCAGATAAAGTCGGACAGATCGGACGTTAATCAGCCGAAAAACGAGTTCGATGGCGCGAGCGGAGCTGCCGAGAATCCATCCATCGGGGGGGAGGCTGACAGTGAGTTTGAACCTTCCACATTGCTTGAAGCCGTAACCCTATGCGGCAGAGATACGGTACAGGTTAAGCTCGGTACAAGTTTCCATTTGCCGGAGCTGCACAATGTTCTGGAACGGCGCGGATTTGCGGTAACGAAAAACCCCTATCTGTTGCGGGCTGAATTTCCCGATCCGGATGAGAACGGGAATGCCGAAAAAATGGTCATTTTTCCCGATGGAAGAATTCTCGTACACGGAACTTCCGATGCCGAGCGTGCCCGGCAATTATGCAATTTATTATCTTTATGA
- the thiC gene encoding phosphomethylpyrimidine synthase ThiC — protein MAILTTPLPGSRKVYETGSREDIRVPMREIELSPSELRGEKTANKPLRVYDASGPYTDTSFEADIRRGLHPLRRGWIEERGDVEAYEGRTIKPEDNGFASQERAAEKGAEVFPGLNRLPLRAAQGRNVTQLHYARQGIVTPEMEFIAIREGMSPEFVRSEVAAGRAIIPSNINHPESEPMIIGRHFHVKINANIGNSAVASSIDEEVEKMTWATRWGADTIMDLSTGKNIHTTREWIIRNSPVPVGTVPIYQALEKVDGKAEDLSWEVFRDTLIEQAEQGVDYFTIHAGVLLRYIPLTAKRVTGIVSRGGSIMAAWCLAHHKENFLYTHFEDICEIMKKYDVAFSLGDGLRPGSIADANDDAQFAELDTLGELTKIAWKHDVQVMIEGPGHVPMHLIKENMDRQLAVCDEAPFYTLGPLTTDIAPGYDHITSAIGAAMIGWFGTAMLCYVTPKEHLGLPNKEDVKEGVITYKIAAHAADLAKGHPRAQQRDDALSKARFEFRWRDQFHLSLDPERAMSYHDETLPAEAAKSAHFCSMCGPKFCSMRITQDIRDYAESKGLDSEEAIEAGMKEQAEAFKAAGGSIYARQ, from the coding sequence GCTTTGAGGCCGACATCCGCCGCGGACTTCATCCGCTTCGCCGCGGATGGATCGAAGAGCGGGGGGATGTGGAGGCATATGAAGGACGCACGATCAAGCCGGAGGATAATGGCTTTGCAAGCCAGGAGCGCGCCGCAGAGAAAGGTGCGGAGGTCTTTCCCGGCTTGAACCGCTTGCCGTTGCGGGCGGCACAAGGGCGCAACGTGACGCAGCTCCATTATGCCCGTCAAGGCATTGTGACGCCGGAGATGGAGTTTATCGCGATTCGCGAAGGCATGTCGCCGGAGTTTGTGCGCAGCGAGGTGGCGGCCGGACGCGCGATCATTCCGTCGAACATTAACCACCCCGAGAGCGAGCCGATGATTATCGGGCGGCATTTTCATGTCAAAATCAATGCCAACATCGGCAATTCGGCCGTTGCTTCCTCCATTGATGAGGAAGTCGAGAAGATGACGTGGGCGACCCGTTGGGGCGCGGATACGATTATGGATTTGTCGACGGGCAAAAACATTCATACGACGCGCGAGTGGATTATCCGCAATTCCCCTGTACCTGTCGGTACCGTTCCGATTTATCAGGCGCTGGAGAAAGTGGACGGCAAAGCGGAAGACCTTAGCTGGGAAGTATTCCGGGATACGCTGATCGAGCAGGCGGAGCAAGGGGTGGATTATTTCACGATTCACGCCGGGGTGTTGCTGCGCTACATCCCGCTGACGGCCAAACGGGTGACGGGCATCGTTTCGCGCGGCGGCTCCATTATGGCGGCCTGGTGTTTGGCACATCACAAAGAAAACTTCCTGTACACCCATTTTGAAGACATTTGCGAAATTATGAAAAAGTACGATGTCGCCTTCTCTCTCGGCGACGGACTTCGTCCGGGTTCCATCGCCGACGCTAACGACGACGCTCAATTTGCGGAGCTCGACACGCTCGGCGAGCTGACGAAAATCGCCTGGAAGCATGATGTTCAGGTCATGATCGAAGGTCCGGGGCACGTACCGATGCATTTGATCAAGGAAAACATGGACCGGCAGCTTGCCGTATGCGACGAGGCGCCTTTCTATACGCTTGGGCCGCTGACGACCGATATCGCGCCGGGCTACGACCATATTACGTCCGCGATCGGGGCGGCAATGATCGGATGGTTCGGAACGGCGATGCTGTGCTACGTGACGCCGAAAGAGCATTTGGGGCTGCCGAACAAAGAAGATGTGAAAGAAGGCGTCATCACCTATAAAATCGCAGCGCATGCAGCAGACCTCGCCAAAGGACATCCGCGCGCACAGCAGCGCGACGACGCGTTGTCCAAGGCGCGCTTTGAATTCCGCTGGCGCGACCAGTTCCACCTGTCGCTCGACCCTGAGCGTGCGATGTCGTACCATGACGAGACGCTGCCGGCGGAAGCGGCGAAGTCAGCGCACTTCTGCTCCATGTGCGGACCGAAGTTCTGCAGCATGCGGATTACACAGGATATCCGCGATTATGCCGAAAGCAAAGGCCTCGATTCCGAAGAAGCAATCGAAGCCGGCATGAAAGAGCAGGCCGAAGCGTTCAAAGCGGCAGGCGGAAGCATCTATGCGAGGCAGTAA
- the thiE gene encoding thiamine phosphate synthase, with translation MNDVRLYVITGENYHPGRSVAEVIEEALRGGADCIQLRDKEASKAELMEKAQTLRELTRRYNVPFIVNDYLDVALACDADGVHLGQEDLPLAEARRILGPDRIIGISTHNIDQARTAQKDGADYIGVGPVFPTGTKPGRAAVTTSYVSEAAAEITIPFVAIGGITLDNVDHVLQAGASRICAVSAIVGSRNVEATTRDFLSRIVSRSNGAIDSSLLRVTVNGKQVFTRSQNVGQLVQSYELHNKRIVVELDGAVVNRDEWDQTQLRHEAVVELVHFVAGG, from the coding sequence ATGAACGATGTCCGCCTGTACGTCATTACAGGCGAAAACTATCACCCCGGCAGAAGCGTGGCGGAAGTGATCGAGGAGGCGCTGAGAGGCGGTGCGGACTGCATTCAGCTTCGCGACAAGGAAGCCTCCAAAGCCGAGCTGATGGAAAAAGCGCAGACGCTGCGCGAACTCACAAGGCGTTACAACGTTCCTTTTATCGTGAACGATTATTTGGATGTTGCTCTTGCTTGTGACGCCGACGGCGTACATCTCGGACAGGAGGATCTGCCGCTTGCGGAAGCCCGCCGGATACTAGGTCCTGACCGGATTATCGGGATTTCCACGCATAATATCGATCAGGCCAGAACGGCCCAAAAGGACGGGGCCGATTACATTGGAGTCGGTCCGGTATTCCCAACCGGTACGAAGCCGGGACGGGCGGCGGTGACGACTAGCTATGTCAGCGAAGCGGCGGCGGAAATTACGATTCCTTTCGTTGCGATCGGCGGTATTACACTCGATAACGTTGACCATGTGCTTCAGGCTGGAGCCTCACGGATATGCGCCGTTTCCGCCATTGTCGGCAGCCGTAACGTTGAAGCGACAACGCGTGATTTCCTAAGCCGGATTGTTTCCCGTTCAAACGGAGCGATTGACAGTTCGCTGCTTCGCGTAACCGTTAACGGCAAGCAAGTTTTTACTCGCTCACAGAATGTGGGTCAGCTGGTTCAGTCCTATGAGCTCCACAATAAACGAATCGTTGTCGAGCTTGACGGCGCCGTTGTAAACCGCGATGAATGGGATCAAACCCAGCTCCGTCATGAAGCAGTTGTCGAACTGGTACATTTTGTGGCAGGGGGTTAA
- a CDS encoding thiazole synthase — MGVEDQDLLVIGGERLSSRMFLGTGRFPSPAVLKEALDVSGADVVTFAVRRINLDEIGDDSVLQHLSGKKLIYLPNTSGAGNADEAVRIAKLSRAAGLGKWIKVEISADSKTLLPDPIETLRATERLVQDGFTVLPYTSDDPILCRRLEEAGAAAVMPGGAPIGTGLGILNPYNLGLITEQSNVPIIVDAGLGSAQDVAQAMELGAAGILVNTPVAKALDPVMMAHAMKLAIEAGRLSRQAGRIPKKQYASASSTPEGSLFAAASPSAT, encoded by the coding sequence ATGGGAGTCGAAGATCAAGATCTGTTAGTTATTGGCGGGGAACGGCTTTCTTCCCGAATGTTTCTAGGAACGGGCAGATTTCCAAGCCCGGCCGTACTTAAAGAAGCGCTGGACGTTTCTGGCGCCGACGTCGTTACCTTTGCCGTTCGGCGAATTAACCTGGACGAAATCGGAGACGATTCCGTATTACAGCATTTATCAGGGAAAAAGCTCATTTATCTCCCCAACACTTCCGGTGCGGGTAATGCGGACGAAGCGGTACGAATTGCGAAGCTGTCGCGTGCGGCAGGTTTGGGGAAATGGATTAAAGTGGAAATTAGCGCCGACAGTAAGACACTGCTTCCGGATCCGATTGAGACTTTAAGAGCGACCGAAAGGCTGGTGCAGGACGGGTTTACCGTTCTTCCGTACACGTCCGACGACCCTATTCTATGCAGACGTCTGGAAGAAGCGGGAGCAGCTGCTGTTATGCCCGGCGGAGCGCCGATTGGAACAGGCCTCGGCATATTGAATCCATACAATCTGGGATTGATTACGGAACAATCCAATGTGCCTATTATTGTAGATGCCGGCCTTGGCAGCGCACAGGATGTGGCTCAGGCAATGGAGCTGGGCGCAGCCGGAATATTGGTCAATACGCCGGTCGCCAAAGCGCTTGACCCCGTTATGATGGCTCATGCCATGAAGCTTGCAATCGAGGCGGGCAGACTTTCCCGTCAGGCGGGACGCATTCCGAAGAAGCAGTATGCTTCGGCAAGCAGCACGCCGGAAGGCTCTCTTTTTGCAGCGGCGTCTCCGAGCGCGACTTAG
- the thiD gene encoding bifunctional hydroxymethylpyrimidine kinase/phosphomethylpyrimidine kinase has translation MSAAAVIPRAGRVPIALTIAGSDSGGGAGIQADLKTFQELGVFGTSAITGLTAQNSVGVHGIWPAPVSSVEAQIEAVLSDIGTDAVKTGMLCSVEIVKLTARLLRKYRSSHIVVDPVTLSKHGSALLEGDAVSAMCTELLPLAELVTPNIPEACLLLGWQESDIRSVSAMTEAARSLLQYGPRHVLLKGGHLDDQAANETAIDVLVSQEDPSRHLLFSAPRIATVHTHGTGCTTASAITAFLALGMQMEEAVGSAKRFTHQAISSAVPLGAGIGSLWHAAHRTL, from the coding sequence ATGAGCGCAGCAGCTGTGATCCCCCGCGCCGGACGCGTTCCTATAGCGCTTACGATAGCGGGCTCCGATTCCGGAGGCGGAGCCGGCATTCAAGCCGACCTCAAAACGTTTCAAGAGCTGGGTGTATTCGGCACAAGCGCGATTACGGGGTTGACCGCGCAGAACAGCGTTGGCGTTCATGGCATCTGGCCGGCTCCCGTATCGAGCGTTGAAGCGCAGATCGAAGCTGTGCTGAGCGATATCGGCACCGATGCGGTCAAAACAGGAATGCTTTGTTCGGTTGAAATTGTGAAGTTGACGGCACGGCTTCTCCGCAAATACCGGTCCTCTCACATCGTTGTCGACCCGGTGACGCTATCGAAGCATGGTTCTGCGCTTCTTGAGGGCGACGCGGTTTCTGCAATGTGTACGGAACTGCTGCCGCTGGCGGAGCTTGTAACGCCTAATATACCGGAAGCGTGCCTGCTGCTCGGCTGGCAGGAATCCGATATTCGTTCCGTAAGCGCGATGACGGAAGCGGCTCGTAGCCTGCTGCAATACGGTCCGCGGCATGTACTGCTGAAGGGCGGACATTTAGACGATCAGGCTGCGAATGAAACGGCGATCGATGTTCTTGTCAGCCAAGAAGACCCGAGCCGTCACCTGCTGTTCAGCGCTCCCCGGATTGCAACTGTGCATACCCATGGCACGGGGTGTACGACGGCTTCGGCGATTACCGCTTTTTTGGCGCTCGGCATGCAGATGGAGGAAGCGGTCGGTTCAGCGAAACGATTTACACACCAAGCTATTTCGTCTGCAGTGCCGCTTGGCGCAGGTATCGGTTCGTTGTGGCATGCAGCGCATCGCACTCTTTAG